In a genomic window of Holophagales bacterium:
- a CDS encoding SHOCT domain-containing protein codes for MLVPQMMQGMLRPEAAAAGGAPAAADVDPVVRLKQLKELLDVGALTQEEYEAKKAEWLKRL; via the coding sequence ATGCTCGTCCCGCAGATGATGCAGGGGATGCTCCGGCCCGAGGCCGCGGCGGCGGGGGGCGCGCCGGCCGCCGCGGACGTCGACCCGGTCGTCCGGCTGAAGCAGCTCAAGGAGCTTCTCGACGTCGGCGCCCTCACGCAGGAGGAGTACGAGGCCAAGAAGGCCGAGTGGCTGAAGCGCCTTTGA